A genomic region of Planococcus kocurii contains the following coding sequences:
- a CDS encoding ABC transporter permease subunit, translating to MQLKTNHQSIIQKVAPFIGLILIMVIITILNPDFLSVSNLMNVLRQVSINALIAFGMTFVILTGGIDLSVGSTLALTGAVTAGMMASGIDPIFAMLLGLLLGAVLGAINGIIIAKGKVAPFIATLATMTIYRGLTLVYTDGRPISGLGDSLTFQMLGKGYFLGIPIPVVTMIVSFGILYFILKKTTFGRRVYAVGGNEEASILSGINADRIKIYVYSLLGLLAALASLILTSRLNSAQPTAGEMFELDAIAAVVLGGTSLTGGRGWIVGTLIGALIIGVLNNGLNLIGVTSFFQQVVKGAVILLAVLLDRKKTA from the coding sequence TTGCAGTTGAAGACTAATCATCAATCCATAATTCAAAAGGTAGCACCATTTATTGGGTTAATTCTTATTATGGTAATTATCACGATTTTAAATCCAGACTTTTTATCTGTATCCAATTTAATGAATGTGCTCCGACAAGTATCCATTAACGCGCTGATTGCTTTCGGAATGACTTTTGTTATTTTGACAGGAGGCATCGATTTATCTGTTGGTTCGACTCTTGCATTAACGGGTGCCGTAACAGCAGGAATGATGGCCAGTGGAATCGATCCGATTTTCGCCATGTTACTCGGACTTTTGCTTGGTGCTGTTCTTGGAGCAATTAACGGAATTATTATTGCGAAAGGAAAAGTTGCACCATTTATCGCTACGTTAGCAACGATGACTATTTATCGTGGACTGACATTGGTATACACGGATGGTCGTCCAATTTCAGGCTTAGGCGATAGCTTAACTTTCCAAATGCTAGGTAAAGGATATTTTCTAGGAATTCCCATTCCAGTAGTAACCATGATTGTTAGTTTCGGGATCTTGTATTTCATCTTGAAAAAGACAACGTTTGGTCGTCGTGTTTATGCAGTAGGTGGCAACGAAGAAGCATCCATTTTATCGGGGATCAATGCAGATCGGATAAAAATTTACGTTTACTCACTGCTTGGGTTACTCGCAGCACTCGCTTCGCTCATTTTAACGTCACGGTTGAATTCGGCTCAGCCGACTGCTGGCGAGATGTTTGAACTTGATGCCATCGCAGCTGTAGTACTTGGTGGAACAAGTCTGACAGGCGGTCGTGGATGGATTGTGGGTACATTAATTGGTGCCTTGATCATCGGGGTACTGAATAATGGCTTAAATCTTATCGGGGTTACTTCCTTCTTCCAACAAGTGGTGAAGGGTGCAGTCATATTATTAGCGGTTCTTCTGGACCGTAAAAAAACAGCATAA
- a CDS encoding gamma-glutamyl-gamma-aminobutyrate hydrolase family protein, with the protein MKPIIGLTASLELGRDEYGIEIADTEAILAAGGLPFMLCHLTEKADIDEIAEHIDGLFLAGGYDIDPTVFGEEPHPNLGVIIPSRDAFELALAKKVMALNKPILGVCRGAQVINIAVGGDMYQDISTQVTADLVQHQQRAPRFHGSHFVEVGESTLLHRLTGMRRLKVNSRHHQANRLVPKPLIISGVSSDGIVEAIESTQHLFVLGVQWHPENMARVADSASLGIFNGFIEACREEGDE; encoded by the coding sequence ATGAAACCAATTATTGGTCTTACCGCGTCTCTTGAACTAGGGCGGGATGAATATGGTATCGAAATTGCTGACACTGAAGCAATTTTAGCGGCGGGAGGTCTGCCATTCATGCTTTGTCACTTAACGGAAAAAGCGGACATTGACGAAATTGCTGAACATATTGATGGCTTGTTTTTGGCAGGAGGCTACGACATTGACCCAACCGTATTTGGTGAAGAGCCACATCCAAACCTAGGTGTCATCATTCCGTCTCGTGATGCATTTGAATTAGCGTTAGCCAAAAAAGTAATGGCGTTAAACAAACCCATATTAGGCGTATGTCGAGGAGCTCAAGTAATAAATATTGCTGTGGGTGGCGATATGTATCAGGACATCTCTACACAAGTAACAGCAGATTTGGTGCAACACCAGCAAAGAGCACCACGGTTTCACGGCTCTCATTTTGTTGAGGTCGGAGAAAGCACACTTCTGCACCGATTAACAGGGATGCGGCGGTTAAAAGTGAATAGCCGCCATCATCAGGCAAATCGACTGGTACCTAAGCCTCTGATCATTAGTGGGGTGTCGAGTGATGGCATTGTAGAAGCGATTGAAAGCACACAGCACCTCTTTGTTTTAGGAGTGCAATGGCATCCTGAAAATATGGCAAGAGTTGCAGACTCAGCATCGCTCGGAATTTTCAACGGGTTTATCGAAGCATGCCGAGAAGAAGGAGATGAATAG
- the rbsK gene encoding ribokinase, whose amino-acid sequence MITVVGSINMDLVVQTDRFPKQGETTLGTLYTTVPGGKGANQAVAAARLGNEVQMIGAVGQDAFGTELVAGLESEGIQVESIKRIDGASGIANILLSEGDNRIIVVPGANHSVTAEEIVAFTEQLAASDLVIMQLETPIPVIQQTLKICHQHGVPSILNPAPASGFTADFLPYCTYLTPNETEAEEIFGDNWEKALEEYPNRLVVTLGQKGAQFYDGQKHVLVKGFSTKAVDTTGAGDTFNGALGAALVEGQGFEEAVRFANAAASLSVEKFGAQGGMPNRAAVEARMTGERS is encoded by the coding sequence ATGATTACTGTAGTTGGCAGTATTAATATGGATTTGGTCGTTCAAACAGACCGCTTTCCAAAGCAAGGTGAAACAACTCTAGGAACTTTGTACACGACAGTACCAGGTGGCAAAGGAGCAAACCAAGCTGTAGCAGCTGCAAGGTTAGGCAATGAGGTCCAGATGATAGGCGCAGTCGGACAAGATGCATTTGGGACCGAACTAGTAGCTGGACTTGAGAGCGAAGGGATTCAGGTTGAATCAATCAAACGAATCGATGGTGCCAGTGGTATCGCCAATATTCTCCTATCCGAAGGAGACAATCGTATTATCGTTGTACCAGGGGCCAATCACAGTGTAACAGCTGAAGAGATAGTCGCTTTTACTGAACAACTAGCGGCTAGTGATTTGGTTATTATGCAATTAGAAACGCCGATTCCTGTTATTCAGCAGACATTAAAAATTTGTCATCAACATGGCGTACCGAGTATTTTAAATCCAGCTCCTGCAAGTGGATTTACAGCTGATTTCCTACCATATTGCACCTACCTAACGCCAAACGAAACAGAAGCAGAAGAAATTTTTGGTGACAATTGGGAAAAGGCGCTGGAAGAATATCCAAACCGTCTTGTCGTCACACTTGGACAAAAAGGCGCACAGTTTTATGACGGACAAAAGCATGTCCTAGTTAAAGGTTTTTCTACTAAAGCAGTTGATACCACTGGAGCGGGTGATACATTCAATGGTGCACTAGGTGCGGCATTAGTAGAAGGCCAGGGGTTTGAAGAAGCGGTCCGTTTTGCTAATGCTGCGGCATCTTTATCGGTAGAAAAATTTGGTGCACAAGGCGGTATGCCGAATCGAGCAGCTGTCGAAGCGCGGATGACAGGTGAGCGTTCATGA
- a CDS encoding sugar ABC transporter ATP-binding protein, protein MITMTDISKSFNGNKVLKNVHFSLEKGEIHALMGENGAGKSTLMKVMSGIYTRDSGTVEVKGQQVNFTSPKQAENAGIAVIHQELNILPHLSISDNLFLGREETIGRTGILKNKQMEKKTHQILLDLGLDINPADPASTLSVGKQQIVEIAKALSVDAEVIIMDEPTAALTDREIESLFKTIRELQKRGVSFIYISHRMEEIFSLCDRITILRDGEFVGERKISETTFDEVVQMMVGRELGERFPERRSELGEIKLAVKGLCRKGCFEDISFELRKGEVLSIAGLMGAGRTEVAQALFGYKKFERGDIEFDGKKVKLDTPKKAKEMGIGYVTEDRKSEGLVVDFSVEENVSMTNFGAISKNGLISKDKERKLYDSMVKRLRIRTSGPNQAAKSLSGGNQQKVVIAKWLGIEPQLLILDEPTRGVDIGAKKEIYSIINELAERGVAILMISSELPEVIGMADRVLVMHEGKITADLSKHEMTQERIMHFATGGGKLAVED, encoded by the coding sequence ATGATTACTATGACGGATATCTCCAAATCGTTTAATGGCAATAAAGTATTGAAGAATGTTCATTTTTCTTTAGAAAAAGGTGAAATTCATGCGCTGATGGGCGAGAACGGCGCAGGCAAGTCAACCTTGATGAAAGTGATGTCTGGAATTTACACGCGGGATTCAGGCACGGTTGAAGTAAAAGGGCAGCAAGTCAATTTCACTTCACCAAAGCAGGCAGAGAATGCAGGCATTGCGGTAATTCATCAAGAGCTGAACATTCTGCCTCATCTGTCGATTTCAGATAATTTATTTCTTGGGCGCGAAGAAACAATCGGCCGGACAGGAATATTAAAAAACAAACAGATGGAAAAGAAGACACACCAAATCCTGCTAGACCTTGGATTGGATATTAATCCAGCTGACCCGGCAAGTACACTATCAGTTGGAAAGCAGCAAATTGTAGAAATTGCGAAAGCGTTATCGGTGGATGCAGAAGTCATTATTATGGATGAACCTACTGCAGCATTAACTGATCGTGAAATCGAGAGTTTGTTTAAGACGATTCGTGAACTTCAAAAACGTGGGGTATCTTTTATTTATATTTCTCATCGTATGGAAGAAATATTCTCACTATGTGACCGAATTACGATTTTGCGCGATGGTGAGTTTGTTGGAGAGCGGAAAATTAGTGAAACTACATTTGATGAAGTTGTCCAAATGATGGTTGGTCGCGAACTTGGAGAACGTTTTCCAGAGCGGAGATCAGAACTTGGAGAAATTAAGCTAGCTGTAAAAGGTTTGTGTCGAAAAGGATGCTTTGAAGATATTTCCTTTGAACTGCGAAAAGGTGAAGTATTATCAATTGCTGGACTTATGGGAGCAGGTCGTACAGAAGTGGCACAGGCGCTGTTCGGTTATAAGAAATTTGAGCGTGGTGACATTGAATTCGACGGCAAAAAAGTGAAGCTTGATACACCTAAAAAAGCAAAGGAAATGGGTATTGGTTATGTAACGGAAGATCGGAAATCAGAAGGACTCGTTGTCGATTTTTCTGTGGAAGAAAACGTGAGCATGACCAATTTTGGAGCCATCTCCAAAAACGGATTAATTTCCAAAGACAAAGAACGTAAACTTTATGATTCTATGGTCAAACGTCTTAGAATCCGAACCTCAGGACCTAACCAAGCCGCAAAATCGTTAAGTGGTGGAAATCAGCAAAAAGTAGTGATTGCAAAATGGCTAGGCATTGAACCGCAACTGCTGATTTTAGATGAGCCAACACGCGGCGTTGATATTGGTGCGAAAAAAGAAATCTATTCGATTATCAATGAGCTAGCTGAACGAGGTGTCGCGATTTTAATGATTTCTTCAGAGTTGCCAGAAGTCATCGGCATGGCTGATCGCGTCTTAGTCATGCATGAAGGCAAAATAACAGCGGATTTATCCAAACATGAAATGACACAAGAACGAATCATGCATTTTGCTACAGGAGGTGGAAAACTTGCAGTTGAAGACTAA
- a CDS encoding YihY/virulence factor BrkB family protein, translating into MSKAMGFVKELGNEFKKDNATTLAAAQAYYYLLAIVPLLILLLAILPYLQIDPQRAVDFIGTILPGEVASTFQDTIVSVVTTPSGGLLTFGILGTLWSASNALSAFINATNQAYGIEETRSFIKLKATAIVLTLGMLIAVIVALILPIFGGTIIDMIKSFFNLPEQTEIIFQVLRWVISIAVMSMVLAFMYKFAPDKNFPFKEVIIGAVIATVLWQVVSFGFSIYVSNFGSYSATYGSLGGLIVLMLWFFLTGLILVIGAEINAILHRRRLAASPEAVAQGETSIENTESSMNKY; encoded by the coding sequence ATGAGTAAAGCTATGGGATTTGTTAAAGAGCTCGGCAATGAATTCAAAAAAGATAACGCGACAACTCTAGCTGCAGCACAAGCTTATTATTATTTATTAGCCATTGTTCCTTTGTTGATTTTGCTGCTGGCAATTTTGCCTTATCTGCAAATTGATCCACAACGTGCCGTAGATTTCATCGGTACCATTCTACCAGGAGAAGTGGCTTCTACATTCCAAGATACAATTGTGAGTGTGGTCACTACGCCATCAGGTGGCTTGTTGACATTTGGTATACTGGGTACGCTTTGGTCTGCATCGAATGCGCTGTCTGCTTTTATTAATGCTACCAACCAAGCTTATGGCATTGAAGAAACGCGTTCGTTTATCAAATTGAAAGCAACAGCTATTGTGTTAACACTGGGCATGCTAATTGCGGTCATCGTTGCACTTATTTTACCTATCTTCGGTGGTACGATTATCGATATGATTAAATCGTTCTTTAATCTTCCTGAACAAACTGAAATCATTTTCCAAGTTTTACGTTGGGTCATTTCGATCGCAGTCATGAGTATGGTTTTGGCATTCATGTACAAATTTGCTCCCGATAAAAACTTTCCGTTTAAAGAAGTTATTATCGGAGCTGTCATCGCAACTGTTTTATGGCAAGTCGTGTCATTTGGCTTCTCCATCTATGTGTCAAACTTCGGCAGTTATTCCGCGACTTATGGCAGCCTTGGAGGACTCATTGTCTTGATGCTGTGGTTCTTCTTGACCGGTCTAATTTTAGTCATTGGCGCTGAAATAAACGCAATTTTGCATAGACGTCGACTAGCTGCTTCACCTGAAGCCGTCGCACAAGGTGAGACTTCTATCGAAAATACGGAATCCTCTATGAATAAATATTAA
- a CDS encoding dicarboxylate/amino acid:cation symporter, with the protein MKKPGLTVKVLTGLILGAIVGLLINLFTPGSFEAINTYLFVPLGQIFLSLINMLVVPLVLFSIILGTAGLGDPAKLGRIGIKTVSYFLVTTTIAIIIGLSLAAVIQPGLAGDFDLSSAEFEVTKAPSVGETLLDMIPTNPIAALGEGNMLQIIVFAVFIGLALTALGEKTKGLVHLFEQGNDVMMYLVGVVMKFAPYGTFGLIATAVGSQGFSAMKAMGSYMLVILAALFVHAIFTYGGTIKFLAKKNPIWFFKNFAPAMSVGFSTSSSTATLPISMEVAQDKLGVPKSVSSFVQPLGATINMDGTAIMQGVATMFIAQAYGVELSTMDLVTVVLTAVLASIGTAGVPGVGLIMLAMVLSSVGLPPAGIGLVIGIDRLLDMTRTAINISGDAACAVYVAETEKNRELRTKNMNA; encoded by the coding sequence ATGAAAAAACCTGGATTGACTGTAAAAGTGTTGACTGGACTTATCCTTGGGGCGATCGTTGGTTTGTTGATAAACCTATTCACACCGGGATCATTTGAAGCAATAAATACCTATTTATTTGTGCCACTCGGCCAAATATTTTTAAGTTTGATTAATATGCTCGTTGTACCACTTGTCTTGTTTTCTATTATACTCGGAACGGCTGGTCTTGGAGACCCTGCCAAATTAGGGCGTATTGGGATTAAAACAGTTTCTTATTTCTTGGTGACAACTACCATTGCGATTATTATAGGACTATCATTAGCAGCTGTTATTCAGCCTGGGCTTGCAGGAGACTTTGATCTGTCCTCTGCTGAGTTTGAAGTAACAAAAGCGCCTTCAGTTGGTGAGACTTTATTGGACATGATTCCGACCAATCCGATTGCGGCTTTAGGAGAAGGCAATATGCTGCAGATTATTGTTTTTGCTGTGTTTATCGGACTGGCATTGACGGCTCTTGGCGAAAAGACCAAAGGACTTGTCCATTTGTTTGAACAAGGCAACGATGTCATGATGTACTTAGTTGGCGTCGTGATGAAATTTGCTCCTTACGGTACATTTGGTTTGATCGCTACGGCGGTTGGATCTCAAGGGTTTTCAGCGATGAAAGCGATGGGATCTTATATGTTGGTGATTTTAGCTGCACTTTTCGTGCATGCAATCTTCACTTACGGAGGAACGATTAAGTTTTTAGCAAAGAAAAACCCGATTTGGTTTTTCAAAAACTTCGCCCCAGCAATGAGTGTAGGCTTTAGTACATCGAGTAGTACAGCAACTTTGCCGATTTCGATGGAAGTGGCTCAAGATAAATTAGGTGTGCCCAAGTCTGTTAGTTCGTTTGTTCAACCTCTAGGTGCTACCATCAATATGGATGGAACAGCTATAATGCAAGGGGTTGCAACAATGTTCATCGCACAAGCATACGGAGTTGAACTGTCCACGATGGATCTTGTCACGGTCGTATTAACTGCTGTGTTAGCGAGTATTGGTACGGCAGGGGTTCCAGGTGTCGGCTTGATTATGCTTGCCATGGTGTTGAGCAGTGTTGGACTTCCACCTGCTGGTATTGGTTTAGTAATCGGAATTGACCGTCTATTGGATATGACGCGTACCGCAATTAACATTTCAGGAGACGCTGCCTGTGCAGTTTATGTAGCAGAAACTGAAAAGAATAGAGAGTTACGAACAAAAAACATGAATGCTTAA
- the rbsB gene encoding ribose ABC transporter substrate-binding protein RbsB: protein MKKLQLGFMLMVMMILAACSMDAPGSSSDEESDDSGEANGDYTIGFSISTLNNPFFVTLNEGAEAKAKELGATLTVVDAQDNASKQASDVEDLIQQEVDLIMINPVDSEAVAAAVESANAANIPVVTVDRSAAGGEVVSHIASDNIAGGEMAAEHLISIVGEGAKVAELEGVPGSSAARERGEGFNNIAADKLDIVAKQTANFNRAEGLSVMENLLQANPDITGVFTHNDEMALGALQAIEASGKDIAVVGFDATEDAVKAVEEGRLAGTVAQKPGMIGEMAVEAAVQSLDGKEVEASIPVELELIK, encoded by the coding sequence ATGAAAAAATTGCAATTGGGGTTCATGTTAATGGTAATGATGATTTTGGCGGCTTGTTCAATGGATGCTCCGGGATCAAGTTCTGATGAGGAAAGCGATGACAGCGGCGAAGCAAACGGTGATTACACAATCGGTTTTTCTATTTCAACGTTGAACAATCCATTCTTTGTTACATTGAATGAAGGTGCAGAAGCAAAAGCGAAAGAATTAGGTGCAACATTAACTGTAGTAGATGCACAAGACAATGCTTCAAAACAAGCAAGTGACGTAGAAGATTTAATCCAGCAAGAGGTAGATTTAATCATGATCAATCCGGTTGATTCTGAAGCGGTTGCAGCTGCAGTTGAATCAGCCAATGCTGCAAACATTCCAGTCGTTACGGTTGACCGTAGTGCTGCGGGTGGAGAAGTCGTTTCTCACATTGCGTCAGATAATATTGCGGGTGGAGAAATGGCGGCAGAACATCTTATTTCAATTGTAGGCGAAGGCGCTAAAGTTGCGGAACTTGAAGGAGTTCCAGGATCTTCAGCTGCACGTGAGCGCGGAGAAGGCTTTAACAACATCGCTGCAGACAAGTTGGATATTGTGGCTAAGCAAACCGCGAACTTTAACCGTGCTGAAGGCTTATCCGTCATGGAAAATCTTCTTCAAGCAAACCCGGACATTACGGGAGTGTTTACTCATAATGATGAAATGGCCTTAGGTGCTCTTCAGGCAATAGAAGCTTCAGGAAAAGATATTGCCGTAGTTGGATTTGATGCTACAGAAGATGCTGTAAAAGCGGTGGAAGAAGGCCGTCTTGCTGGAACAGTTGCACAAAAACCTGGAATGATTGGTGAAATGGCTGTTGAAGCGGCTGTTCAATCACTTGATGGTAAAGAAGTAGAAGCATCCATTCCAGTTGAGTTGGAATTGATCAAATAA
- the rbsD gene encoding D-ribose pyranase gives MKKHGMINRDIAGALALFGHTDLLVIGDCGLPIPKGVLCIDLSYKVGEPAFLTILDAVLADFEAEAAFIAREITNANPQVEQEIMKKLKADYITHEELKVLSNQAKLIIRTGEATPYANIVLRSGVIF, from the coding sequence ATGAAAAAGCACGGCATGATCAATCGTGACATAGCGGGTGCATTGGCTCTTTTTGGGCACACTGATTTGCTGGTGATTGGTGATTGTGGTTTACCCATTCCAAAAGGAGTTTTATGCATCGATTTGTCTTATAAAGTAGGGGAACCGGCATTTTTAACGATATTGGACGCTGTTCTTGCAGACTTTGAGGCAGAAGCTGCATTTATTGCGCGGGAAATAACTAACGCTAATCCCCAAGTAGAGCAAGAAATTATGAAGAAGTTAAAAGCTGATTATATTACGCATGAAGAATTGAAAGTTCTCAGTAACCAGGCAAAATTGATTATCCGCACAGGAGAAGCGACACCGTATGCCAATATTGTCCTTCGCTCTGGCGTTATTTTTTAA
- a CDS encoding dipeptidase — translation MQIFDTHCDALLKLQVAKRNALFNGELLDYQHSDLLDTNFNRLKAGGVKVQFFAVFVHPDFPSDEKWQHALEQIDLFYSEILGGNPLMKHIKNWQDIEWLKDDEIGAVLTLEGADAFGNDLAKLRHLYRLGVLSVGLTWNNANLCADGVGDPRGAGLTVLGKEVVLLNNEQHVFTDVSHLSINGFWDVMELAKYPIASHSNARALCDHPRNLNDEQIRAMFKNNGMIDVVFCPQFINKDSDQATIPDLIRHIDHLCSLGGVRQVGIGSDFDGISSYITDLNNASEFPNLIDALQKHYTVTEVEGFMYRNFLEHRPGI, via the coding sequence ATGCAAATTTTCGATACACATTGTGATGCGCTTCTAAAGCTGCAGGTAGCAAAACGAAACGCATTATTTAACGGAGAGTTGTTAGACTACCAACATTCAGATTTACTGGATACCAATTTCAACCGGCTCAAAGCGGGAGGTGTAAAAGTACAGTTTTTTGCTGTTTTTGTTCATCCAGACTTTCCATCTGATGAAAAATGGCAGCATGCACTCGAACAAATCGATCTTTTTTATAGTGAAATCCTTGGAGGAAATCCACTGATGAAGCACATCAAGAATTGGCAAGACATCGAGTGGCTAAAAGATGATGAAATTGGCGCGGTTTTGACGCTTGAGGGAGCGGATGCGTTTGGTAACGACTTGGCAAAACTTCGCCATCTTTACCGGTTAGGTGTGCTGTCAGTAGGGTTGACTTGGAACAACGCCAACCTATGTGCTGATGGAGTTGGCGATCCACGTGGTGCAGGTTTAACAGTGCTAGGAAAAGAAGTAGTTCTTCTTAATAATGAACAGCATGTTTTTACTGATGTTTCTCATTTATCCATAAATGGATTTTGGGACGTGATGGAACTAGCAAAATATCCAATTGCCAGCCACTCGAACGCCCGTGCTCTCTGCGATCATCCGCGCAATTTGAATGACGAGCAAATTCGAGCGATGTTCAAAAATAATGGAATGATCGATGTCGTGTTTTGTCCGCAGTTTATTAACAAAGACAGTGATCAAGCGACAATACCGGATTTGATTCGTCATATCGATCATCTTTGTTCGCTTGGTGGAGTTCGCCAAGTGGGCATTGGATCAGACTTTGACGGAATTTCCTCGTACATTACAGATCTTAATAATGCATCCGAATTTCCTAACCTGATTGACGCGCTACAAAAACACTATACAGTTACAGAAGTAGAAGGCTTTATGTATCGGAATTTTCTTGAACACCGTCCCGGAATTTAA
- a CDS encoding LacI family DNA-binding transcriptional regulator: MTTIKDVAKKAGVSVATVSRFLNNSGYVSTEAAQAVTVAVEELKYELNPIARSLNTKKSNLIGLILPDITNPFFPELARAVEDVALTYGYTVVLCNSDEDPEKEKNYIETLKKKYIAGFIVTSNQLDAPHYANANVPIVALDRTINEKIPTVSSNNKEGAIMGTNALLERGCKHILFLRGPEKLNPANDRYEGFMEAIQRSNVRYQVVTCPFHFADSQKIVERILQENPLIDGIFASSDVSAAGALKAAGTAGKHVPDELQIVGFDGVAMGAMLSPGLTTVAQDVYKMGAVATRVLIKRIENKKIEQNFYEVPVKLVIRGTTRSVVE; encoded by the coding sequence ATGACTACTATCAAAGACGTTGCGAAAAAAGCAGGAGTTTCAGTAGCGACAGTTTCACGGTTTTTAAACAACAGCGGTTATGTCAGTACAGAAGCTGCTCAAGCGGTAACTGTTGCAGTAGAAGAGCTGAAATACGAACTGAACCCGATTGCACGCTCATTGAACACGAAAAAATCAAATCTGATTGGTTTGATTTTGCCAGATATCACCAATCCTTTTTTTCCGGAACTTGCACGAGCAGTTGAAGACGTTGCGTTAACCTATGGCTATACAGTCGTGTTATGCAATTCAGACGAAGATCCCGAAAAAGAAAAAAATTACATTGAGACATTAAAGAAAAAATACATTGCTGGATTTATCGTAACTTCTAACCAACTAGATGCTCCGCATTATGCGAACGCCAATGTACCAATTGTGGCATTAGATCGAACAATTAATGAGAAAATACCAACGGTCTCTTCAAATAACAAAGAAGGCGCAATCATGGGAACGAATGCACTGTTAGAAAGGGGATGCAAACACATCCTATTTCTTAGAGGTCCAGAGAAGTTAAATCCGGCGAACGATCGTTATGAAGGATTTATGGAAGCCATTCAACGTTCGAATGTGCGGTATCAAGTTGTTACATGTCCTTTTCATTTTGCAGATTCACAAAAAATTGTTGAACGCATACTCCAAGAAAATCCGCTAATTGATGGAATTTTTGCCAGTAGCGACGTTTCAGCAGCTGGTGCTTTAAAAGCAGCAGGAACTGCTGGAAAGCATGTACCCGACGAATTGCAAATTGTCGGTTTTGATGGAGTTGCAATGGGAGCGATGTTATCACCAGGATTGACTACGGTCGCACAAGACGTTTATAAAATGGGTGCAGTTGCAACGCGTGTTTTGATTAAACGCATTGAAAATAAGAAGATCGAACAAAATTTTTATGAAGTTCCGGTGAAGTTAGTCATTCGAGGAACAACAAGGAGCGTGGTGGAATGA